The genomic region CATTTCatatttatgcatatattttttaattctggTTTCTTTcgacaaattaaaattacatatttatatcTCAGTTCGTTTTATAACTGAACAATCTAACCACGATACTTTTCGgtagattttttttcattaatagcCTATTATTGCTTACAGTGACAATTTTCAGACACGCACTGATAATGATTTCCTGCGATATAATAGAATATCTTTCATATACAGAACGTACACAATTTTTGTACTGGAACGTTAGCTTATGCAAAATCCAACAATTTAACATATTctatatcaatataaaataatataccaTTACTTTCAGGAATAGTAACACAAGTGAATAGCAATAAttacatgatataaaatatatgagTGCATATAATccaatatgaaaataattgttaCATGTAAGAACTTGTCCGATATGACTAATATAAAGTAACGCGAACTCACATATTGATTAGGAGATTAAAGGGTAGAACCGTTGTACTCGCTCActttttatgataattattaagGTACACATATTGATTAGGAGATTAAAGGGTAGAACCGTTGTACTCGCTCActttttatgataattattaagCTACACATATTGATTAGGAGATTAAAGGGTAGAACCGTTGTACTCGCTCActttttatgataattattaagGTACACATATTGATTAGGAGATTAAAGGGTAGAACCGTTGTACTCGCTCActttttatgataattattaagGTACACATATTGATTAGGAGATTAAAGGGTAGAACCGTTGTACTCGCTCACTTTTGTAATGATAATTATTACGGTACTACCCATCTTACAACGCGAATAAGCACAATGGTTAGTTGAGAAGCAACTACTGTGGACACAATACACTACGGCATTAATTTAGAGGTAATCGCGTAATCATACGACTTCatatttatgacgtcataatAAATTAAAACGTATAACGCTTATGCAAAGGTCGCTTTTATTTTATCGTCCAAACGCATGTTataaacagaaacaaaatgtttatttgatgTGTAAGATCATATTAACATGCCATGATAGGTCATATAAACACTCGCAAAAATAAACATGATATTGCAATTCATGAAATGATAGTACGATCTTCTCCATATTACGtcaaattaaatgttttacaatattcCCTAGTAGTAGACGGATTGTTAATATAATGGTAACGAAATCTATAAACATTCAAAGACAACGCCTTTAATTTCATTAAGTACTCAATGATGTTTCTTGCACACAGGGTCCGCGCTGAACAAGGAGGAGTATGAACGTCAGATCAAGGAGAATGAGGCGCTGCAGGCCAAACTGGCCTCCGCGCTTAGCAACCAGGAGGCCGAGAGGGATGCTTACAGGGTACGTGGTGCCGCCTTTTGCGCACGTGGCGCGTGCGTTTAGTACACGTGGCGCACGTGTTGTGTATACTTGGTCCATGCTTTTTGTATACGTGACACATGCTTAATGTATACGCGGCGTGGCGCATGCGTTTTGTATACATTGCACATGCATTTTGTACACGTGCCACAAGCGTTTTGTATACGTAGCgcatgagttttttttttataaatggctTATGAAAACAGTTTAACCTTTACAAAAATATGACCGGTTAACTAATCGTTTCAGAAGGATAACCGACTAAACAGTTGCATCCTTTAATTTACTCATCGGTATTGCAACAGTAGTGGGTACCGGTGTCAAACCCTAGACCGTTTATCCTGAGTGCACCTATGAAGTTTGTACGTTGTacagtcatttttttattatgtgtATCTGTATTCTCGTGTATGCTTTAACCAGCACGATTCATTCTTAAATATCTTCATGGGTTGTACATTATTGATATAtaattgtctgtaatttttaacATTACATTTATGACGATAGACAAATGGTTCAGTAGAATTACTGTAGAAGAGTTATGTTGTTAATATTGAAGAATCAACAAGAAGCATGTcggttgtttaattttgtttagatcTGCGCGGGTTTTGAACTTAGATTTGATTATGAAAGTTTGGCACACGAAATTCCTGAGTAGATGTTCATCACTTCAGTACAACAACTCACACGGGCATGTATATCTTGCAATAACTACCGAGTGGTCACATGTTTGATCCACACCGTGGAAGCGTGTTTTAGGTTTCCCCTAAAGACACCAAGAACGGGTTCTACCAAGGAAATCGAGCTCAAATGAATAAGTTCAGACTTAATTATATCTTGCAGAAGCTGACGGAGGAGAACGGCCGGCTACAGAAGCACTACGAAGACATGAAGGAGAAGTACGACGACATGGAGGGCAGCTACACTCTCCTCAACGCCGAGATCGAGTCCTACAAGCACGTGAACTTCGATCAAAAAGACAAAATTGGGCGCCTGGAGAGCGAGGTGCAGAGGTTGAAGGATACTCAAGGCGGCGACGAGAACATCAAGGCGCTGCAGGAGAAGTTGATCCGGCTTTCAGACGACCAGGAGCAGAAGGACCGCACAATACACGAGCTCCAGGGCGAGCTGGATGCGACCAAGGAGCGTCTAAAAGATGCGGAGGCGAGAGCGGCGCGTAGCGAGCAAACCGTCGTCCCGAAATCGAAAACGTGCGTTATTATGTAATGAtagttaatttatatatttatttcatttatttgctTAATCAATCGAATGTATGCCTATTTTATGAGTGttaattaaagggaccttttcacaaatgttggcatgtattgaagtttgtcattaaatgctttatattgataaatgtaaacattggacctaaaaagctccaataaaaaaaagaagaataaaattaaagaaagaaaaatagaagccctaaactgggctcgaaccactgacccctggaggaAAAGTCTAccccttagaccactcggccatccgcgctcatacaatgagtgatgactgatgtattttatattttatataagcaattctcgtagtgtcacaaaacaacagaactctcgaaattattcaatcgtttcgcatttgacgcttaataattttcaggtttttaaatcgtcaaaagatgcatataatggatattttagagcatggtaaatgttcagtatttctgtttccttaTGCATATCATGCATACAACGAAAATTTTcgttctgaaacatttttttatataattttgttaatttaccaaaacgttaaaaggtccctttattTGTAGAAAACGAGCATTTTACTGTGATCGATGGTGTTGAATTTGCTTACATGGCCTTTGAATCTCAGATTTAATAGGgattttatgtaatgtttactgAATAGTTATACTATAATAATATATCGTTCTATGTAATTGTGGTATGAAGTATACCTATGTCAATTGAATCAGTTTCCGTCCATATGTATGTAGAGTCCCGCTAACGATAATACGGTACAAGCATGTTTTTATGAGTATGAGCATGTTAAAATAAACGGTGCATTTACACATGgtattgtattttcttttttattatatttatttttctagtGCTTCAAGCGAAGTGCAATCAATTGCATATAGTGTTCAATACTACCTCTCCTTTAATAGCTGTTGAGCTGCATCATACATTATTTTCTCCAAACACACATTCAAATGTTACCCacgtcatgtgaaaatggatcGTTTGCAATTTCCGGCAATCGCTTCGCTGTCCACCATAAAGTCTCGCAAATtgtgtggtctcattagcggacaggttAGCTCCCGAACATACTGCGAAATCGCTATGCCGTcctctataatttagtataaattCACGCaaagtttcgtggtctcattagcggacaggttAGCTCCTGAACATACCCGGTACTGCGAAATcgctacgctgtccgctataaattcACGCAAAGTTTtttggtctcattagcggacagggtgGATCCCGAACATACTGTGAAATACCTATGTTGTCCTCTATAAATTCACGCAAAGTTTCTTGGTCTAATTAGCGGTCATATTGGTTCCTCAACATACTGCGCTGACGCGCAGGCAGATCTGGAGCATATGACACACGGCAGATCTGAAGCTACGCTGGACGCATATGGCATATAACACACGGCagatctggagctacgctggacgCATGTGGCATATGGCCCAAGGCcgatctggagctacgctggacgCATGTGAATATGGCCCAAGGAAGATCTGAAGCCACGCTGGACGCATGTAATATATGGCCCAAGGCAGATCTGGAGCTACGCGGAACGCATATAGCATATGATCCAAGGAagatctggagctacgctgtaCGCATGTGGCAAATGGCCCAAGGCAGATCTTGAGCTACGCTGAACGCATGTGACATATGGCCCAAGGCAGATCTAGAGCTACACTTGGCGCATGTGACATATGGCCCAAGGCAGATCTGAAGCTACGCTTGACGCATATGGCATATGGCCCAAGGCagatctggagctacgctggacgCATGTGGCATATGGCCCAAGGCAGATCTGAAACAACGCTGGACGCATGTGGCATATGATCCTATGAagatctggagctacgctggacgCATATGGCATATGGTCCAAGGCAGATCTGGAGCTACGCTGAACGCATGTGGCATATGGCCCAAGACagatctggagctacgctggacgCATGTGGCATATGACACACGGCAGAGATAGAGCTACGCTGGACGCATGCGACATATGTCCCAAGGCAGATCTGAAGCTACGCTGGACGCATGTGGCATATGGCCCAAGGCAGATCTGAAGCTACGCTGAACGCATGTGGCATATGGCCCAAGGCAGATCTGAAGCTACGCTGAACGCATGTGGCATATGGCCCAAGGCAGATCTAGAGCTACGCTTGACGCATATGGCATATCACCCAAGAAAGATCTGAAGCTACGCTGAACGCATGTGGCATATGGCAAAGGCATATTTAGAGCTACGCTGGACGCATATGGCATATGGCCCAAGGCAGATCTGAAGCTACGCTGAACGCATGTGGCATATGGCCCAAGGCAGATCTGAAGCTACGCTGAACGCATGTGGCATATGGCCCAAGGCAGATCTGAAGCTACGCTGAACGCATGTGGCATATGGCCAAAGGCAGATCTGAAGCTACGATTGACGCATGTGGCATATGACCCAAGGCAGATCTAGAGCTACACTTGGCGCATGTGGCATATGGCCCAAGGCAGATCTGAAGCTACGATTGACGCATGTGGCATATGACCCAAGGCAGATCTGGAACTACGCTGGACGCAAGTGACATATGGCCAAGGCagatctggagctacgctggacgCATGTGGCATATGGCCCAAGGCAGATCTGAAGCCACGCTGGACGCATGTGGCATATGGCCCAAGGCAGATATTGAGCTACGCTGAACGCATGTGGCATATGGCCCAAGGCAGATCTGGAGCTACACTTGGCGCATGTGGCATATGATCTTATGAagatctggagctacgctggacgCATGTGACATATGACCCAAGGCagatctggagctacactggacGCATGTGGCATATGACCCAAGGCAGATCTTGAGTAACGCTGGACGCATGTGACACAAGGCCCAAGGCagatctggagctacgctggacgCATATGGCATATGATCCAAGGAaggtctgaagctacgctggaCGCATGAGACATATGGCCCAAGGctgatctggagctacgctggacgCATATGGCATATGATCCAAGGAAGATCTGAAGCTACGCTGGACGCATGTGGCAAGTGGTCCAAGGCACATTTGGAGCAACGCTGGACGCATGTGGCATATGACCCAAGGCAGATCTTGAGTAACGCTGGACGCATATGGCATATGAGCCAAGGCAGATCTGAAGCTACGCTGGACGCATGTGGCATATGACTCCAGGCAGATCTGGAGtaacgctggtcgcatatggcatatgACCCAAGGCAGATCTGAAGCTACGCTGGGCGCATGTGGCATATGATCCAAGGAAGATCTGGAGTAACgttgggcgcatatggcatatgATCCAAGGAAGATCTGGAGtaacgctggtcgcatatggcttATGACCCAATGCAGATCTTGAGCTACGCTGGACGCATATAGCATATGATCCAAGGAAGATCTGAAGTAACGCTGGACACATATGGCATATGATCCAAGGAAGATCTGGAGTAACGCTGGACGCATATAGCATATGATCCAAGGAAGATCTGGAGTAACGCTGGACGCATATGGCATATGACTCAAATGCAGATCTTGAGCTACGCTGGGCGCAGATCATATGATCCAAGGAAGATCTGGAGTAACGCTGGACGCATATGGCATATGATCCAAGGAAGATGTGGAGTAGCGCTGGACGCATATGGCATTTGATCCAAGGAAGATCTGGAGTAATGCTGGACGCATATGACATATGACCCAATGCAGATCTTGAGCTACGCTGGACGCATATAGCATATGATCCAAGGAagatctggagctacgctggacgCATATGGCAAATGATCCAAGGAAGATGTGGAGTAGCGCTGGACGCATATGGCATATGATCCAAGGAAGATCTGGAGTATCGCTGGACGCATATGGCATATGATCCAAGGAAGATCTGGAGTAACGCTGGACGCATATAGCATATGATCCAAGAAAGATCTGGAGTAACGCTGGACACATATGGCATATGACCCAAGGAAGAGCTGGAGTAACGCTGGACGCATGTGGCATATGATCCAATGAagatctggagctacgctggacgCATGTGGCATATGACCCAAGGCagatctggagctacgctggacgCATGTGGCATATGGCCCAAGGCagatctggagctacgctggacgCATGTGGCATATGATCCAATGAagatctggagctacgctggacgCATGTGGCATATGACCCAAGGCAGATATGGAGCTACGCTGGACGCATGTGGCATATGGCCCAAGGCAGATCTGAAGCTACGCTGGATGCATATAGCATATGATCCAAGGAAGATCTGGAGCTACGCTGAACGCATGTGGCATATGGCCCAAGGCAGATATGGAGCTACGCTGGACGCATATAGCATATGATCCAAGGAagatctggagctacgctggacgCATATGGCATATGACCCAAGGAAGAGCTGGAGTAACGCTGGACGCATGTGGCATATGACCCATTTCGAATAACGCGGCTCATGTGATGATTTCTTTCTAATGCAAACATGTTTATCGTTAAGACTTCATAAATGTTAGAAAAATATGTCCGGCATGTTACGCCGCAAGTTTAGACTTGTTATCAGTAAAGTGATTTATCACATCAGAtctaaacaagaaactgtcggagacgggtgattctccccaaaggttttttgtcacaattttacactttatattcagatataaggaaacgtcttgagggcacagtagttggggggacactattttttttatagaaaatttcaaagggccatagctctgtgaaaaaacatccgaccagaacccgctgataatatgcacatcttctcttggtagtgaagcttcccataaagtttcattgaattccggtcattagttgctgagaaatagcccggacaaaaaatgtgcacggacggacggacacacggacggacagacgaagcggcgactaatGCTCCCCTCCAAAttgtttgggggagcataaaaacgaaATCACCAGATATCCTACGTAATATATACTGTAGCCTCAACTGTTACCGCGAATcgttctgtaaaaaaaattaattcttttGATACCTTATAGAAACTCTCCGTTATATGAATTGCATAAGGGTTGACATTTACACAAATAAATGTAGATATACACTGTCTACAATTAACAgtaattaaattttcaaaattacATTATGACAATAAATATACAGCTATGCTCTTTGAATTTTTTGTATTGCAGCTCAATTgtataataaaaattcaataaaaccatattttcgtAAATCACAATAACGTATTGGTCAGCAGTGTTTATGCTATTATTCTTGAAATAGCGACTTGTGGATGGTAATATTCgtgtaatatatataatatatatgtgcaGTAAATGTTAATGAATTTGATGTTATATTTAATCTTCTCTTCGGAAACAATATGCACTTGTCTTTTTGTGTACAGCTTACCAAATAAACTAACGGTAATTTATTTACTGTGCAACAAATCGCATTAAGATATTTGGATTTTCAACCGTCTTTGTGGAATTATATTTTAATCCAGGTCCTTTGCAACCGTGATTAAAAGTCAGAGAAGTAGATCGAAAGGTCAAGCAAGAATATATGGTTGGGCAACTAGATCGAAGTGGATTTGTAGAGCAGATTGGTTAAGTTCTTATTTCATTTCGCCGCCGCTATTCTGACACTCTTTTTcagcgtaagctgtattaagccagctgttcacctctcctgacctttgtaagtgtccaataaaattcaaataaaatttctcgcggctaggtacgaatgaatacacttcatttattcaattggctgatttgagtattccaccagaacattggaaacatatccgcgtctttgttacactgttttactgcatgaaacaattttatttctaaggaaaaggcttaatagatagaacagttttacactcaattttcgacatcaatacagtttgtgcgttcaccttttattttcagagaattacaagcgcaacgcgtttatatttaaaggctatgttctcatatttagtacttacttccatattcttgtcaacatgttaacatgtaaaagtataaagagcagtggaagcgaggcctcactttaatacattgcatt from Dreissena polymorpha isolate Duluth1 chromosome 5, UMN_Dpol_1.0, whole genome shotgun sequence harbors:
- the LOC127832690 gene encoding uncharacterized protein LOC127832690, which produces MSEPAEQTPSGEGNDVTVPDGGQPETLEAGDNAPGQETENTEQTSPPTEPEAQAEETATETQAPEEVKATDVPEAAPTVVAEAPAPQEPGSALNKEEYERQIKENEALQAKLASALSNQEAERDAYRKLTEENGRLQKHYEDMKEKYDDMEGSYTLLNAEIESYKHVNFDQKDKIGRLESEVQRLKDTQGGDENIKALQEKLIRLSDDQEQKDRTIHELQGELDATKERLKDAEARAARSEQTVVPKSKTCVIM